Genomic window (Drosophila sulfurigaster albostrigata strain 15112-1811.04 chromosome 2R, ASM2355843v2, whole genome shotgun sequence):
ttttaatacaaaaattggtTGCTTTGATTTGTGCTATGGATTGATTACAAAAAGAATACCtgaaaccaaacaaaaaactatacaaataaaaaaacatataatcTCTTGCctcaaatgaaaaaaaatacatatttcaattggCTGTCATGGAAGCTACACATATATacgctatatatatatatgtatatctgaGTGTTGTCGTGAGTTAGCTTGATATGTTAAATTAAGTCTGTTAACAACTTGCGTTaagttctgtttttttttttcgttttcatttttttttatatcttatatgtgtatgtacatgttgctctatatatagtatatatagtttagTTCAATATTacaaaccaaacacacactatggaatgtatgttatatatttcatGTGATTTGCAGAAAGTCATGGACGGTCgataatattttttactttttctgcAGTTCACTCACATTTGGAATGTTGTGGGCGTTGTCATCATCGTTGGACGCTGAACTGGAATCGTTGATCATCTCAAAGCTATTGTCACCGCTTGTTCCAGTTACCGTTGTCAGACTCGAATCATTGTTCGATGTCTGATGCTCTGAATTACTCAAATTGGGCAATGACACATCCGCCTCTtcgtcatcaacatcaacatcctcgtcattatcatcatcgtcgtcgtcatcattgCTTAAACTGCTCGTGCCGCTGCtgttatcatcatcattatgcgATACAGTTCCGTTTGGAAtgtctttgctgctgctgctgctgccactggcAGCATTCAAATTCAACGCACTTATTGCTGGCAAATTATTGTAGCTCAaatcagcaacagttgccgatgttgttgctgttgctgttcctaTTGCTGTTGTGCTCGCATTAATTGTAGAGCTTATCTCTCCTCTTTGATGTTCAAGTAGAAGCGTTATCATTGGTACATTTGAGCTGCCATTCATCGCCCCAGTCTCAGTTCTTGCTGAGGCTGTGGTGGATGTCGTTGAGTTTGTGCTGGTCGCCAACTCAGTTGACAATGTCTCGGAGCTGCCATTAAGAAGCGATAGATTGGGTATATTACTTTGAGGCAATGCGGCAATTTGTGCCGAGCTGTGCGAAGTAGACGTTTCATCGTTGCTGCTTGCATTAAGCATTGATAGAAAGGGTATATTGGACTCGATTGCTTGGCTAGTTGCGGCATTGctggtggtgttgttgctggtggcaTTGCTGTTGGTTGTCGTTGTACGTTGACGTCCGCGAGGTGGACGCTGTGGTCGCgtttcagcagcagcagcagcaatcgccTGCTCTGGCTGTGGCATACTTTTATCACGTCGCACCATATGCTTCTCATAGAAATCCACATTCATGTGCGTGCCACGCGCCTGAGCTTGTCCCGCATTTAGCTCGGAGGTGTCTGGCTGAAAGCTGCTGCTCTCATCCACATCCATCTCCTCACTCAACTCGGTGTTGAATTGCACAAATGCCGCAGGACCGTCAGCGGGACGTTCTGGGTTTAGCTCTGCAAGAGACAAGAAGTGGATAAATTGCAAGTTCGATAGATATCTGACAAGCTTACCGCTTAGGAAATTGTTGGCGACATAGTCCGCTGCACTGTAGATTTCGGCGTGTATTAGCAATTGCAATAACACTCCCACTGTGGGTCGTTCCCATTGTTTGCCCGATGTCTTCCACTCATCAATCATAATCTGTGATATACTCTGTCCACGATCCACATGCTCCGACGCAATCAAATTGATCTGATGTTCGTTGTATTTGTAGCCCACACGAGTGGCAATTTccttgaaatttaaaacacCAGGTGCACTACATTCGGTGGCGTCCaattgttttggtattttggaCATTAACTTGCGCCAGCAATCGTGTCGATCGAGTATGGTGGCCAATTTATAGATGTCGTTGTCCTCCACGCGTCGTAGTTCCGTGTATCgcgtatattttgaatgattgTTGATGTTACTGGTTGTTGATGTCGTTGGACCGTTTGACTCAGCCATTTCCAttccccagcagcagcaaagcagcagagAGCAGCGTTCGCtattgttttggtttgtttgtgtgcgttgTTGTAGCGACTGCTCCAAGCGTTTGCCGTGTGCTTGGGGCTTGGGTGGGTTATCTACTATTTGTATATTCTAATCACTTGCTACTTTTCGTTTTCACTCAATTTTCACTCAATTTTCCTTATGAGCCATCCTCCAATTTCGTTTCTCCGCATACACTTATGTACAATGAATGTcgtatatacatgcatatgtacatatggcAGCCGTATGCAAACAGCTGTTTAAGCTTTTAGTGTTGCTTCGCTCGataagttatcgataacacaaCGGCTAACAGCACTgcgtatttaaatatttgaaattctaaCGAATTAAGGGGACTCCACCCATTCTACATATTCAATGTGCCggtaaatgaaaatgcaatgcaacttaataataataatttttcaataattttttgtcGTCTTTTATTTAAGAGtacattttaaaagatttgtataagtttacaaattaaaaatttaatacattgTACATTTTTGGTATGTACTTACAGAAAGACGCATAAAATTAGGACGAAAGACAACTGAAAATGTTATATGCAATAGGTAGCTTTTTTTGCTTATGCTAATATACAATATTCGTTCGTTgttaaatcaaaagaaaaaacatatatCATGTATATATAATGGTCGaaaaatatctataaaaaaattgtgatTTCATTTCTATCAAAATTCATATGCTCTACTTAGATGTATATAAGGTCACTTTCTTATCTctgatttttctttcttttctttaaattgtattgcatATGCTCAATTCGCTGAGGTTACTGTACTAGTATACATATTTAGACGGAatgtttgttgatttaaatCTAAACGAGACTCTTAAGTTTGTGTGTTTATGATTTGTAAAGCGTGTGCGCTTTGCAACTCTCTCGGACGGTTTGTTTTAATCTTAAATGGCTATTTTTGCAGTTGTCTAATTGTTGGTATAGAAAAAGGTGGTGATAAACAACAAGACACTCAATATCAGCGCTGTGTTGATGTTATGGGCGTATCGTGTATTAGCTGCATTGCGAGCTGTCCTACCCATTTGGAAGCGTAACGTTGGACTGGACATGCGACCATCACCACCATTGCTGAAGGCCAGTACACGCATGTTGTAGCTTTTGCCTGGCGTTAAAGTGTTGATATATTTCTCGAGTTTCTCGCCAATGGGCACAATGGTGTTGTTGGCAGTGATCATATTCTGATCCGTCTCCCAAATGCGTACCTAAAACGAAT
Coding sequences:
- the LOC133835964 gene encoding protein Tube; translation: MEMAESNGPTTSTTSNINNHSKYTRYTELRRVEDNDIYKLATILDRHDCWRKLMSKIPKQLDATECSAPGVLNFKEIATRVGYKYNEHQINLIASEHVDRGQSISQIMIDEWKTSGKQWERPTVGVLLQLLIHAEIYSAADYVANNFLSELNPERPADGPAAFVQFNTELSEEMDVDESSSFQPDTSELNAGQAQARGTHMNVDFYEKHMVRRDKSMPQPEQAIAAAAAETRPQRPPRGRQRTTTTNSNATSNNTTSNAATSQAIESNIPFLSMLNASSNDETSTSHSSAQIAALPQSNIPNLSLLNGSSETLSTELATSTNSTTSTTASARTETGAMNGSSNVPMITLLLEHQRGEISSTINASTTAIGTATATTSATVADLSYNNLPAISALNLNAASGSSSSSKDIPNGTVSHNDDDNSSGTSSLSNDDDDDDDNDEDVDVDDEEADVSLPNLSNSEHQTSNNDSSLTTVTGTSGDNSFEMINDSSSASNDDDNAHNIPNVSELQKK